TCAGTGCCCCTCAGCAGTCTCAGCCccgcgacgatgatggcaccGAAGTTGTCATTGCAGTTCAACTCCTCATTTGACGGGCAAGAATCGCCCGAGGTGCTGAGTGACTTTGATCAGTCCACGTCCCCAGAATCCAGTCCCTCCGCCGTCAGCCCTCACGAAACCAGGGCCCAAGACTGGGAGAGCCATGGGAGATACAGTCCTCGAGCGGTGGTAGCTAGCCGCTTTGGTGAACTGGCAATACGGGGCGATTTCCAGCTCCACGATCGCAGTCTCCACCAAACcaaccttcttcctttttaCCAGCCAAACGGCTTTTCAACACAATATTCTGATCTTCATGGCGCTCATGACATGAACGAGTTGGCCCCTTCAGCAGCAATACAGCGCTATTCCCCACCTTCACCTTCGCTTGACGGCCATGCTCCTCCTACCTCGGACTCAGTCGCCAACGCTGAgtcccatccccaaccgGCTGAACCAGTGAGAAATTCAAGACAACTGTCTACAAGCCCCCGAAAAAATAAGCGAAGTACGAGTGTTCCTGCATCTATAAAGGCGGCAAGAGAACGCGGCTCCAACGACTCACCATCACTTCCTGGAGATCCGGACCATAGTTTACTTACATGGAGCGACTCTGAAATAACCGGCCACATTCCAACGGAtcctgatgatgatggataTGGGATCAACGGCATAGGCTTTAAGCCCACCGCAGCGATTGCTTGGTCTAGATCGCAGAAAAGACAGAAGCAGGTTGCAGAATGGAAAAGccgagaagcaaaagaagcgCGGGAGCGGCGAAGAGAACGGCGGGTTGGCAACGACTTGGATAAGTTGCGAACAGTTCAGTCAGGTTCTATACAGAAGAAGGTTAAATTCGACGTCTGAGCAAACTTTTCCACCGACTTTTTTGGGCACGGTTATTTCTATCGTTTCTACATCCAGCGGACTTTTGGTATACGGTACAAAGGCGTTCAACAGCGGCGATACTTGAATCAGTCAGAACGGGAGCGGGCTCTTGAATCATGAATTAAGCAGATTGGCGTTTAGGAAATAAGGGCTTATATACAATATAAAAGTACATCCCAACATAATATACAATATGGGTCAAACTCCGTGACTCGATGCAAAGTGCAAAAGCTCTACCAAAACTTGTAGTTTGCTAAATTCGTCCAACTCTGGCgtttcctctcttcttccgctaAGCGGGCAGCGTCTGCAATCTGCTGTTCCTTCTCACGCTGCTTTTTAATCTTCAAATCCTTCATCAATTCCACGGCTTGTTTCATTCCGTCCAATTCTTGTATCCGGCGGCGTTGGCAGAACTCATGCGCGGCGAGAGACGTAATGGCGAAGATACCGACAGCCCAATTACATGCAGACCATATAGAACGCGTTCCTAGACAAATTTAAAAGTTAGACTCAACCAATCCAACTCATATAATAGCAGTTGGGTATATATACCTCCCAGAACACCCCTCACCCCGCCAACGCCGAAACCAGCGCCAATGCCGAGTAGCAAAGAATCGCGCGCACACGGCGCTTTGTAGAACGAGGCCGCATCTTTCATCGACATTGATTTCATAGCCTCCGTGACCGAAACATCATTCGGTTTCTTTCCAGACGCCGTTGGTAGCATGTTCGCTGACTCTTCCGGGTTTCCAAATGCTTCCCATAATTTCCCAACTTGCGACTGTGGGCGCTCATACTTTGGTTTCGACTTCGATGGTTGCTCCGAGGGTTGCTCGCCCGCATTTTGGGACGGAATAGGTGCTGTAGTTTGTCGTGTATCGTCAGCCATATTGAATTGTGTTGTTGATTGCGGAAAACACCGGCGAGATCGATCGATATGTACTCTCTCACCTTTTTGCGGGAACAATCATGATATTGCGGACCATTGTTTCTCCGATAAGCTGTCGAGCTGCCCGAAACGGCGTGTTCCGCCGGCGGTCACGTTACTGCAGCCAATCATACGGCACGCGTATAGTAGAACGCGAAACGCGTCGGTCTTGCCGCGGAGGCCCTTTGATGGAGTTCTGCATGCTCCGCTGGACGAAATCGAGACCCATTAGATATTGAGGACCACTCTTTCGCTCATTCTCTCCAAGCCAAAGCCTCTCGATACCTGACGCAAGTTCCTGGTCTCTCGCCTTTTCGTACCGCGTTCGATGTTCCACCAATTCTCGCCCTTCATCCTGCAGTGATCCTCAGCTGCTGAGGCGTTTCGCAATGCCTTCGCGAAAACCGAGCAAGTATGGCAACAAATTCCGGTCAGGCGGCGCATCGTTCAACCCGAAGAGAACGAAAACCGTGGAGTTTTCCTCCCTCCGATCCTCAGAAGCAACGTCACAAGATGAAAAATTCGAGTCGATCCGGCTGGCAAACAGCATCGATGAGACGCTGGGCTTCCCGCGCTTCGAAGCCGGCGAGAAGAGAGCCGGCTGGCTCATCAACATGCATAGCACGTCAATAGAGGACCCGAATGTCCCGGGAGGGCGCGCAGGCGTGGATTACTATTTCCTCGAGGACGATGGCGGCAGCTTCAAAGCGACGGTGGAATACGACCCATATTTCCTCATTGCGGTCAAGTCAGGCCACGAGGCAGAGGTTGAAGAATGGTGCCGGAGGATGTTTGAAGGACTCATAAAGAAAATTAAGAGgttagagaaggaggatctcAAGCTTCCGAACCATCTGCTGGGACACCAAAGACCCTTTCTTCAGCTGGACTTCGCCAACGTCAGCCATCTACTTGAAGTGCGAAAAACCCTTTTGCCtctggcggagaagaacaaaaagagCGTCAATATGATGGATACTTATGTTGAGATCTCGAAGTTGGTCTTTCGGTACATTCTATCTTGTGTCATGGGCTAATTTTGTCCAGTGCAAACTCTGGATTCGATCTCTTTGATGACGAACTAACTAATGATGCACGACCTAATGGCAACACTAATGCGAGTGATTTTATAATTGATATGCGAGAATATGATGTCCCATACCATGTTAGAGTGGCGATTGATAAAGGTATGCAACCCTCCAACTATATGCGAAATAATGGCTAACAGGTCTTGCGTATAAGATATACGGATAGGAAAATGGTACACGGTAGAGGCGAAACACGGCGTTATTTCATTAACCTGCTTAGAAGAGCGACTTACAAGAGCTGACCCTGTGGTTCTCGCGTTTGATATTGAGACAACAAAGCTACCGCTCAAGTTCCCCGACTCTGTGATCGACCAGATTATGATGATATCCTACATGATCGACGGCCAGGGATTTTTAATCACCAACCGGGAGATAGTGTCGGAAGATATTGAGGACTTCGAGTACACTCCTAAACCCGAATACAACGGACCCTTTATGATCTTCAACGAGCCCGACGAACGGGGCGTTCTCGAACGGTTCTTTGAACACATACAGCAAGCCAAACCGACAGTCATTGCCACATACAACGGTGACTTTTTCGATTGGCCTTTCGTTGAAGCTAGGGCAAGCGTTCTAGGCATCGACATGTATAGGGAGATTGGGTTTCGGAAAAACAGCGAAGATATCTATGTCAGCGACCACTGCGCGCATATGGACTGCTTTGCATGGGTCAACCGGGATAGTTATCTGCCACAAGGATCTCGTGGTTTGAAGGCCGTTACCGTTGCGAAGCTCGGGTATGACCCCGACGAACTCGACCCGGAACTCATGACACCCTATGCAAGCGAACGACCCCAAACACTGGCTGAATATTCAGTTTCCGATGCCGTCGCTACGTATTATCTCTACATGAAGTACATCcaccccttcatcttctctctttgCACGATCCTGCCCTTGAACCCGGATGATACTCTGCGCAAAGGAACTGGAACCCTCTGTGAAATGCTTCTGATGGTCCAAGCATATAAGGGTAACATCATCTTGCCGAACAAACATAAGGACCCGCCGGAGGCTTTCTACGAGGGTCACCTTCTCGAGTCTGAGACGTATGTTGGTGGACACGTCGAAAGTATCGAGGCTGGAGTCTTTAGAAGTGACATTCCTGTTCCTTTCAATGTCGACCCAACAGCTGTGGACGAATTGCTTCGTGATCTTGACGCTGCCTTGAAGTTTAGTATCGAagtcgaagagaagaagtctTTGGACGATGTCGCCAACTatgaagaagtcaaaggaCAGATTGCCAAACGTCTCATCGACCTGCGGGACAATCCTCAAAGAAGCGAAGTCCCTTTCATTTACCATTTGGATGTCGCTTCCATGTATCCAAACATCATGATCACGAATCGACTTCAGCCTGATTCGCTAATTCAAGAGTCGAATTGTGCTGCGTGCGATTTCAATCGTCCTGGTAAGACATGTGATAGACGTTTGCCATGGGCTTGGCGAGGTGAATTTCTCCCAGCAAAGCGTGACGAATACAATATGATCCGGCATGCTGTCCAAAATGAACGCTTTCCTGGGAAAACGAAGAAAGCCCCGATGAGGGCGTTTACTGATATGAGCGCCGATGAACAGGCGGCCATTGTCAAAAAGCGTCTTCAGGACTACAGCAAAAAGATCTACCATAAGATTCACGATAGCAAGACAATGGTAAGGGAGGCCATTATCTGTCAACGAGAAAATCCCTTCTATGTGGACACCGTGCGTAGCTTCCGTGATCGAAGATACGATTTCAAGGGCAAGCAAAAAGTATGGAAGGGCAAAACCGACTCCCTGAAGTCGTCAGGTGCGCCATCCGTGGAGGTGGAAGAAGCGGGAAAGATGATCGTTCTATACGACTCTCTGCAGCTTGCTCACAAGGTTATCCTTAACAGTTTCTACGGCTATGTCATGCGAAAGGGTTCCCGATGGTACTCTATGGAGATGGCCGGTGTCACCTGTCTGACTGGTGCACGTATCATTCAAATGGCTAGAGAGCTTGTTGAACGGATAGGACGACCG
The nucleotide sequence above comes from Aspergillus puulaauensis MK2 DNA, chromosome 3, nearly complete sequence. Encoded proteins:
- a CDS encoding uncharacterized protein (COG:S;~EggNog:ENOG410PSGF;~InterPro:IPR022533;~PFAM:PF12597;~TransMembrane:2 (i93-111o117-135i);~go_component: GO:0005743 - mitochondrial inner membrane [Evidence IEA];~go_process: GO:0033617 - mitochondrial cytochrome c oxidase assembly [Evidence IEA]); translated protein: MADDTRQTTAPIPSQNAGEQPSEQPSKSKPKYERPQSQVGKLWEAFGNPEESANMLPTASGKKPNDVSVTEAMKSMSMKDAASFYKAPCARDSLLLGIGAGFGVGGVRGVLGGTRSIWSACNWAVGIFAITSLAAHEFCQRRRIQELDGMKQAVELMKDLKIKKQREKEQQIADAARLAEEERKRQSWTNLANYKFW
- a CDS encoding uncharacterized protein (COG:S;~EggNog:ENOG410PS5P); its protein translation is MMAPKLSLQFNSSFDGQESPEVLSDFDQSTSPESSPSAVSPHETRAQDWESHGRYSPRAVVASRFGELAIRGDFQLHDRSLHQTNLLPFYQPNGFSTQYSDLHGAHDMNELAPSAAIQRYSPPSPSLDGHAPPTSDSVANAESHPQPAEPVRNSRQLSTSPRKNKRSTSVPASIKAARERGSNDSPSLPGDPDHSLLTWSDSEITGHIPTDPDDDGYGINGIGFKPTAAIAWSRSQKRQKQVAEWKSREAKEARERRRERRVGNDLDKLRTVQSGSIQKKVKFDV